The Pigmentiphaga aceris DNA segment CTTTTCCTAGTGGGAAAGCGCGTGAAACCTCAGTTTTCATCTGTTTTGATGAACTTGTCCGACATAGAATGAGCCATCTTTAACTCGACCTTTCGGTGCAGCCCGCATGCTGCTCGACGTTCGCACTTTATATGTTGCCACTGCCGCCATTGCCGTCGCGCTTGGCATGGTGCAATTGCTTGCCTGCGTCACGCAGCGTTTTCCATCGTGGGTAGCTTGGTGGGGGGCCAGCAATCTGCTGGTGGGGTTAGGCGTACTGTTTCTGTCGCAGCGTGGCGTTGCCCCGGATTGGGTATCAGTACCACTGTCGAACCTGTTGATGACGGTGGGTTATGGACTGTTGCTGGTGGGCATGCGGCGCTTTGTCGCGCGCAAGGTTTACTGGCCGCTTCATGCGGTCGTCACCGTATTGATATTGGGGCTGGTCATCGTGTTATGGCCGGCATTGTCCGACTTCCGTCAGCGCGCGGCTTTGATCGCGGGGCTGGCCTGCGCCTGTGACCTGTGGATCGCGATCGATGCCATGCGCACGGCCAGGCGCGAGCGCCTGCTGTCGGCCCGGGTCGTGGGCGCACTGTTTGGATTCACATCACTGTTGTTCGGCATACGGGTAGTGACCATGATCGGCGACCTCTACGGTTATCGCGAGTGGTTCCCGATCGATTCGCCCAGCGTGTTGCTGGGCCTGACTGCCGTGATGTTGCTGCCGGTGCGCAACATGGCGCTGATATTGATGGCCAACGAGCGCTACCGCAACGACTGGCGCATGCGGGCTTTGCGTGACCCGCTGACCAGCGTGCCCAACCGCGCCGGTATTCGCGCGGCCTTCGAAGGGCTTGAAAACCGCAGCATTGGCATGTCTTTGTTGATGGTCGATCTGGATCACTTCAAGGATGTGAACGACGCACTGGGGCACGAAGCCGGTGACCGTGTGCTGCTGGGGTTCGTTGCGATTGCCCGTGGCGGCTTGCGTTATACCGATGTGCTGGGCCGTTATGGCGGGGACGAATTTGTGA contains these protein-coding regions:
- a CDS encoding GGDEF domain-containing protein; amino-acid sequence: MLLDVRTLYVATAAIAVALGMVQLLACVTQRFPSWVAWWGASNLLVGLGVLFLSQRGVAPDWVSVPLSNLLMTVGYGLLLVGMRRFVARKVYWPLHAVVTVLILGLVIVLWPALSDFRQRAALIAGLACACDLWIAIDAMRTARRERLLSARVVGALFGFTSLLFGIRVVTMIGDLYGYREWFPIDSPSVLLGLTAVMLLPVRNMALILMANERYRNDWRMRALRDPLTSVPNRAGIRAAFEGLENRSIGMSLLMVDLDHFKDVNDALGHEAGDRVLLGFVAIARGGLRYTDVLGRYGGDEFVILLPETSLADAQALAERLRHAFADGMRGAHLAMTPTLSIGIAGGQGKAVKLDVLLSEADKALYLAKRNGRNCLYAAA